One stretch of Chryseobacterium indologenes DNA includes these proteins:
- a CDS encoding siderophore-interacting protein encodes MLANVKSGSNNKIFSPTDEQDTQEIVRTYTNKKIDLENRELSIDFVAYGDNGPASAWALYVQEGDFLGIGMKESTRPLVPEADSYLLVGDATALPVIYAIVEQLPEGVNVKVLMETFGKDDEILSCSAANVDIEWLYNPKSEKGSQLAEAAKQFKFPDDEQAQRPPGEAMSYNK; translated from the coding sequence ATGCTCGCTAATGTAAAATCAGGTTCAAATAACAAGATATTTAGCCCTACTGATGAGCAAGATACGCAAGAAATTGTAAGAACTTACACCAACAAAAAAATTGATCTTGAAAACAGGGAACTCAGCATTGATTTCGTAGCATACGGAGACAATGGCCCTGCCTCCGCATGGGCATTATACGTACAGGAAGGAGATTTTTTAGGCATAGGAATGAAAGAAAGCACAAGACCTTTAGTTCCTGAAGCAGATTCTTATCTGTTGGTAGGTGATGCCACTGCCCTACCCGTTATCTATGCTATTGTTGAACAGCTGCCTGAAGGTGTAAACGTTAAAGTACTTATGGAAACCTTCGGAAAAGATGATGAAATACTCTCCTGCTCTGCAGCCAATGTAGATATTGAATGGCTCTATAATCCAAAATCGGAAAAAGGAAGCCAGCTTGCAGAAGCAGCCAAACAGTTTAAATTTCCTGATGATGAGCAAGCTCAACGCCCACCTGGCGAAGCTATGTCTTACAACAAATGA
- a CDS encoding cation:proton antiporter produces the protein MAELEKIIWISIILIVIISVKERLKLALPLLLLSAGLILSLTKLVPSIDMSPEMIFYVVLPPILFDAAWNTSIPEFKKEFSKISLLAVGLVFLTTTIIASIVPGFSWPLAFILGAIISPPDAVAATSITKGLLLPKKPVTILEGESLLNDASALIAYKCALIAILSGAVLCELMNDDGTMSRFPHIVVFVLKHDLMVLSIEDIIEYRQMHPSDNLLEENILQ, from the coding sequence GTAAAAGAAAGGCTTAAACTGGCTCTTCCTCTTTTACTGTTGTCAGCTGGTCTTATTTTAAGCCTTACAAAGCTGGTTCCTTCTATAGATATGAGTCCGGAGATGATTTTTTATGTGGTTTTACCTCCCATTTTATTTGATGCCGCATGGAATACTTCCATTCCTGAATTTAAAAAAGAATTTTCCAAAATATCACTTCTGGCTGTAGGGTTGGTGTTTCTTACAACAACCATTATTGCCAGCATTGTTCCCGGCTTCTCATGGCCATTGGCTTTTATTTTGGGAGCAATTATCTCACCACCGGATGCTGTTGCTGCGACCAGTATTACCAAAGGACTTCTATTACCAAAAAAACCGGTTACTATTCTTGAAGGGGAAAGTCTTTTGAATGATGCTTCAGCCCTTATTGCTTATAAATGTGCATTAATTGCTATTCTAAGCGGAGCGGTTTTATGTGAGCTGATGAATGATGACGGAACCATGTCCAGGTTTCCACACATCGTTGTTTTTGTATTAAAACATGATTTAATGGTCTTATCCATAGAAGATATCATCGAATACAGACAAATGCACCCTTCGGATAACTTATTAGAAGAAAATATTTTACAATAA